A stretch of Lysobacter sp. K5869 DNA encodes these proteins:
- a CDS encoding Rne/Rng family ribonuclease — protein sequence MLINATQAEELRVAIVDGQNLYDIDIEQPSKEQKKSNIYKGRITRLEPSLEAAFVDYGADRHGFLPLKEISRDYFQPGVDHNKAGLRELLREGQEIVVQVDKEERGNKGAALTSFISLAGRYMVLMPNSPTAGGVSRRIEGDDRAALKEAMDKLTIPDDMGVIIRTAGVGRDAEELQWDLDYLVSVWKAITDEALKKPAPFLVYQESRLIIRALRDYMRPDIGEILVDTDEMYAEARQFVEQVMPHNLRKLKKYADDTPLFNRFQIESQIENAYERTVRLPSGGALVIDQTEALTAIDVNSARATKGGDIEETAFNTNLEAAEEVARQMRLRDLGGLVVIDFIDMSSNRHQREVENRLSHALKQDRARVQIGRISRFGLLELSRQRLRPSLGESSQLVCPRCEGHGRMRSVESLSLSILRVAEEHAMKENTGQVLVQAPTEIANFLLNEKRRALMEIEARHDAPIVIVADEHLETPHYEVTRVRENEVGEETSKPSYQRGTQRKLPVHALTKAHLNIPEAPAVTNVRPTQPAPLREPREAQAAAPAPIPAPTPAPVAAPTHSVGLVERILRIFRGTPQPAPAAPEPARGQEGRGNGGRGERNDRGNGQRRSDSRGNGKGGRDGRRDEPRQQDQQRREKQPQNQGQPQSGGQQAQQQGQQKQPKQPQAQAQNPQQQQQPKQPQQPKQQAQGQGQNQNPPKPQQDAAAQGGNANAQGGNGQPRPPREPKPPRQDAAVAETAAATAAAAAVAVAVPAAVAATAPAAAAPVAAENTVKPETAEAAVAADALATGDTPADAAADAAGEGGGRRRRGRRGGRRRRRGNGENAGAEGGADGALDADGGFDDEDDIGAEPGQPSPAAAHRSQPEFDFDDVAAAPQSQANVAAAAAAIAAAPVRSEAVAPVKADAAANEAATPVKHEAATGGGAAPVQAETAAGSHAAPAKFEAASEAAPAQFETVAPSPAAPAGFKAAATDEAAAAKAEAPAAPAKTEAEAHAAPAKAEAEADAAPAKAEAEAHAAPAKSEASDVVAAQAEDQNAFAVKHEAADAFGAKSEIAVAAQPQAAAVSPASAEAAPVQTETPVRAETAPAAVAAERAIQAQPQAEAVAVVPVAAAPVEAAVIEPATVEPAVVAEPAPVSAPVVAVAETVQPSEAELAQAEAAAQAAASPAREAAQAVPGFAFAAPPEAAAAAPVEPAQANADTVADEAASLLPRTGGLFDGLPHPVAPAPIADNAEADAQAKAEDGGDKDDGSQERRA from the coding sequence ACATCTACAAGGGCCGCATCACCCGGCTCGAACCTTCGCTGGAAGCGGCGTTCGTCGATTACGGCGCCGACCGCCACGGCTTCCTGCCGCTGAAGGAAATCTCCCGCGACTACTTCCAGCCCGGCGTCGACCACAACAAGGCCGGCCTGCGCGAACTGCTGCGCGAAGGCCAGGAGATCGTGGTCCAGGTCGATAAGGAAGAGCGCGGCAACAAGGGCGCCGCCCTGACCAGCTTCATCTCCCTGGCCGGCCGCTACATGGTGCTGATGCCGAACTCGCCCACCGCCGGCGGCGTCTCGCGCCGGATCGAGGGCGACGACCGCGCCGCGCTCAAGGAGGCGATGGACAAGCTGACCATCCCCGACGACATGGGCGTGATCATCCGCACCGCCGGCGTCGGCCGCGACGCCGAAGAGCTGCAGTGGGACCTGGATTACCTGGTCAGCGTGTGGAAGGCGATCACCGACGAGGCGCTGAAGAAGCCCGCGCCGTTCCTGGTCTACCAGGAGTCGCGCCTGATCATCCGCGCCCTGCGCGACTACATGCGCCCGGACATCGGCGAGATCCTGGTCGACACCGACGAGATGTACGCCGAGGCGCGCCAGTTCGTCGAGCAGGTGATGCCGCACAACCTGCGCAAGCTCAAGAAGTACGCCGACGACACCCCGCTGTTCAACCGCTTCCAGATCGAATCGCAGATCGAGAACGCCTACGAGCGCACCGTGCGCCTGCCCTCCGGCGGCGCCCTGGTCATCGACCAGACCGAAGCGCTGACCGCGATCGACGTGAACTCCGCGCGCGCCACCAAGGGCGGCGACATCGAAGAGACCGCGTTCAACACCAACCTGGAAGCCGCCGAGGAAGTCGCGCGCCAGATGCGCCTGCGCGACCTGGGCGGCCTGGTGGTGATCGACTTCATCGACATGTCGTCCAACCGCCACCAGCGCGAGGTCGAGAACCGCCTGTCGCACGCGCTCAAGCAGGACCGCGCGCGCGTGCAGATCGGCCGCATCTCGCGCTTCGGCCTGCTCGAACTCAGCCGCCAGCGCCTGCGCCCGTCGCTGGGCGAATCCAGCCAGCTGGTCTGCCCGCGCTGCGAAGGCCACGGCCGCATGCGCAGCGTCGAGTCGCTGTCGCTGTCGATCCTGCGCGTCGCCGAAGAGCACGCGATGAAGGAGAACACCGGGCAGGTGCTGGTGCAGGCGCCGACCGAGATCGCCAACTTCCTGCTCAACGAAAAGCGCCGCGCGCTGATGGAGATCGAGGCGCGCCACGACGCGCCGATCGTCATCGTCGCCGACGAGCACCTGGAAACCCCGCACTACGAAGTCACGCGCGTGCGCGAGAACGAAGTCGGCGAGGAAACCAGCAAGCCCAGCTACCAGCGCGGCACCCAGCGCAAGCTGCCGGTCCACGCGCTGACCAAGGCCCACCTCAACATTCCCGAAGCGCCGGCCGTCACCAACGTGCGTCCGACTCAGCCCGCGCCGCTGCGCGAGCCGCGCGAAGCGCAGGCCGCCGCGCCCGCGCCCATCCCCGCTCCGACGCCCGCGCCGGTGGCCGCGCCGACCCACTCGGTCGGTCTGGTCGAACGCATCCTGCGCATCTTCCGCGGCACCCCGCAGCCGGCTCCGGCCGCGCCGGAACCGGCGCGCGGCCAGGAAGGCCGCGGCAACGGCGGCCGCGGCGAGCGCAACGACCGCGGCAACGGCCAGCGCCGCAGCGACAGTCGCGGCAACGGCAAGGGCGGCCGCGACGGCCGCCGCGACGAGCCGCGCCAGCAGGATCAGCAGCGCCGCGAGAAGCAGCCGCAGAACCAGGGCCAGCCGCAGAGCGGCGGCCAGCAGGCGCAGCAGCAGGGCCAGCAGAAGCAGCCCAAGCAGCCGCAGGCGCAGGCGCAGAACCCGCAGCAGCAACAGCAGCCCAAGCAACCGCAGCAGCCCAAGCAGCAAGCTCAAGGTCAGGGTCAAAACCAGAACCCGCCCAAGCCGCAGCAGGACGCGGCCGCGCAAGGCGGCAACGCCAACGCCCAGGGCGGCAACGGCCAGCCGCGCCCGCCGCGCGAGCCCAAGCCGCCGCGTCAGGACGCCGCCGTCGCCGAGACCGCGGCCGCAACCGCCGCAGCGGCCGCTGTAGCGGTCGCCGTCCCGGCGGCCGTCGCCGCCACCGCGCCGGCCGCCGCCGCGCCGGTCGCTGCCGAAAACACCGTTAAGCCCGAAACCGCCGAAGCGGCCGTCGCCGCCGACGCGCTGGCGACCGGCGACACCCCGGCCGACGCCGCGGCCGATGCCGCCGGCGAAGGCGGCGGACGTCGCCGTCGCGGCCGTCGCGGCGGTCGCCGCCGCCGTCGCGGCAACGGCGAGAACGCCGGTGCCGAGGGCGGCGCCGACGGCGCGCTCGACGCCGACGGCGGGTTCGACGACGAAGACGACATCGGCGCCGAACCGGGCCAGCCCTCCCCGGCCGCCGCGCATCGTTCGCAGCCGGAGTTCGACTTCGACGACGTCGCGGCCGCGCCGCAGTCGCAGGCCAACGTCGCGGCCGCAGCCGCGGCGATCGCCGCCGCTCCGGTCCGCAGCGAAGCCGTCGCGCCGGTGAAGGCCGACGCCGCGGCGAACGAAGCCGCGACGCCGGTTAAGCACGAAGCCGCGACCGGTGGCGGCGCTGCGCCGGTTCAGGCCGAAACCGCCGCGGGCAGCCACGCCGCGCCGGCTAAGTTCGAAGCCGCCAGCGAGGCTGCGCCGGCCCAGTTCGAAACGGTTGCCCCGAGCCCTGCCGCACCGGCCGGGTTCAAGGCCGCCGCCACGGACGAGGCCGCTGCGGCTAAGGCCGAGGCTCCCGCCGCTCCGGCCAAGACCGAGGCCGAGGCTCACGCCGCTCCGGCCAAGGCTGAGGCCGAAGCTGACGCCGCTCCGGCCAAGGCCGAGGCGGAAGCTCACGCCGCTCCGGCGAAGTCCGAAGCGAGCGACGTCGTTGCCGCCCAGGCCGAAGACCAGAACGCGTTTGCGGTGAAGCACGAAGCCGCCGACGCTTTCGGCGCCAAGAGCGAAATCGCAGTCGCCGCGCAGCCGCAGGCGGCCGCCGTGTCGCCGGCATCCGCCGAGGCCGCCCCGGTCCAGACCGAAACCCCGGTCCGCGCCGAGACCGCTCCGGCCGCCGTCGCCGCCGAGCGCGCGATCCAGGCTCAGCCGCAGGCGGAAGCCGTCGCGGTCGTGCCGGTCGCCGCCGCGCCGGTCGAAGCCGCCGTGATCGAGCCGGCGACGGTCGAGCCGGCGGTGGTCGCCGAGCCGGCCCCGGTGTCCGCGCCGGTCGTGGCGGTCGCCGAGACCGTGCAGCCGTCCGAAGCCGAGTTGGCGCAGGCCGAAGCCGCGGCCCAAGCCGCCGCCTCGCCGGCCCGCGAGGCCGCCCAGGCCGTGCCGGGCTTCGCCTTCGCCGCGCCGCCGGAAGCCGCGGCCGCCGCGCCGGTCGAGCCGGCTCAGGCCAACGCCGACACCGTCGCCGACGAAGCCGCTTCGCTGCTGCCGCGCACCGGTGGCCTGTTCGACGGCCTGCCGCACCCGGTCGCGCCGGCGCCGATCGCCGACAACGCCGAAGCCGACGCTCAGGCCAAGGCCGAAGACGGCGGCGACAAGGACGACGGTTCGCAGGAACGCCGCGCCTGA